The genomic interval GTAGCGGACGCTCTCGTCCACGCAGCCCTGTGCCGCGCCGACCGCGAGCGCCGCGATGGCGATGCGGCCCTCGTCGAGGATGCGCAGGAAGTTGGCATAGCCGCGGCCGCGCTCGCCGAGCAGATTCTCCTGCGGCACACGGACATCGGTGAAGCTGAGCGGATGGGTGTCCGAGGCGTTCCAGCCGACCTTGTTGTAGGCGGGTTCGGCGAGGAAGCCCGGCGTGCCGGTCGGCACCAGGATGGTGGAGATCTCCTTGCGCCCGCCCGCCTCCCCGGTCACGGCGGTCACGGTCACCAGGCGGGTGATGTCGGTGCCGGAGTTGGTGATGAACTGCTTGCTGCCGTTGATGATCCAGTCGCCACCGTCGAGCACGGCGGTGGTCCGAGTGCCGCCGGCGTCGCTGCCCGCGCCCGGCTCGGTGAGCCCGAAGGCGGCCAGCGCACGGCCGGAGGTCAACTGCGGCAACCATTCCCGCTTCTGCTTGTCGTCGCCGAAGCGGTAGATCGGCATGGCGCCCAGCGAGACACCGGCCTCCAGGGTGATCGCCACGCTCTGGTCGACCTTGCCGAGTTCCTCCAGCGCCAGGCACAGCGCGAAGTAGTCGCCACCCATGCCGCCGTACTCCTCCGGGAACGGCAGGCCGAACAGGCCCATCTCGGCCATCCCGGACACGACCTCGTACGGAAAGCTGTGCTCCGCATCGTGTTTCGCGGCGACCGGGGCGACCACGCGCTGCGCGAACTCCCGGACGGTCAGGGCGAGGTCCCGGTATTCGTCGGGGAGGGTGCCGGTGGACAGGAAGTCGGTCATGCGCGGTGTTCCTCTGGTTCTGCGGTCTGCGATTCGGTGCGCTCGGGGACGATGCGGGCCAGCACCTGGTCCACCTGGACCTGGCGGCCCGAGTCCACCAGCAGCTCAACGGTTCCCGCGATCGGCGCGGTGAGGGTGTGCTCCATCTTCATGGCCTCGACGACCACGACCGGCGCGCCCACCGCCACCACCGCCCCCGCCGCGGCCGGGATCGCGATCACCGTGCCGGGCATCGGGCTGCGGATCTCGGCGTCGCCCACCTGCGC from Nocardia wallacei carries:
- a CDS encoding acyl-CoA dehydrogenase family protein; translation: MTDFLSTGTLPDEYRDLALTVREFAQRVVAPVAAKHDAEHSFPYEVVSGMAEMGLFGLPFPEEYGGMGGDYFALCLALEELGKVDQSVAITLEAGVSLGAMPIYRFGDDKQKREWLPQLTSGRALAAFGLTEPGAGSDAGGTRTTAVLDGGDWIINGSKQFITNSGTDITRLVTVTAVTGEAGGRKEISTILVPTGTPGFLAEPAYNKVGWNASDTHPLSFTDVRVPQENLLGERGRGYANFLRILDEGRIAIAALAVGAAQGCVDESVRYAHERDAFGQAIGRNQAIAFKIARMEARAHAARAAYYDAAALMLAGKPFKKQAAIAKLVASEAAMDNARDATQVFGGYGFMNEYAVARHYRDSKILEIGEGTTEVQLMLIGRELGL